TCCAGCTGGTGACGGGCCGCAACTGGCGCGGCACGGCCTTCGGCGGTGCCAAGGGCCGTACCGATGTGCCCAAGATCGTCGACATGTACATGCAGGGCAAGATCGAGATCGACCCGATGATCACCCACGTCATGGGCCTCGAAGAGATCAACACCGCATTCGACCTGATGCACGCGGGCAAGTCGATCCGCAGCGTCGTGGTGTTCTGATCCGGTCTTGAGGGGCGGGCACAGGTTCGCCTCTCACAGCCTTGAATGCCCATAAAAAAGGGGCCGCGCGATGCACTCGCGCGGCCCCTTTTTTGTACGCTTTCCCGCTTATACCATGGCCATCAGGCTGGCATTGCCGCCAGCGGCCGTGGTGTTGATCGAAACGCTCACTTCCTCGACCAGCAGGTCGAGCGGATAGCTTCCGTCCACCGGATCGGCGGCATGGAGCGCCACGATCATGCCTTCACGGTCGGCCAGTGCCTGCGCCACGGCCTGCGCAGGCGCGCCGGTTTCCTCGACGAGGGCGGCGGCCAGGATCTGGGGCCGTCCGGGGCGGGCCCAGATCACGCGGTCGGCCAGCGTCCTGGACCAATCGGCAGGGGCTTTGTTCAGCAGAGCATTGGGGGCCAGAGGCGCGCCGGACATGACGACGGCGCTGTTGCCGGTGGCCAGAACCGCGCCGAGCTGACGCCAGAACCCGGCCTCGCTCGCCGCATGGAGGGCAATGGCCCCGCGCGGCGCGATGCGGTAGCGGTTGCTTTCGCCCACGGGGCCCGCCAGTTCGATCTCCACGCCCAGCTTCGAGGCCGCCATTGCCGCGCGGACGGCAAGGGCCGCCTTCCGGTCGCCCTTGTGGTCGAGCCAGTCGGCCAGATCGGCGGCGGCAAGATCACCCTTGGTGGCCACGCCCTTCAACACGGTCGGAACGCCCGCCCGCCCGCGCACGAGGCGCGAGAGGTAGAGCGGCCCGCCCGCCTTGGGCCCGGTGCCCGAAAGGCCGCGCCCGCCAAAGGGCTGGACCCCGACCACCGCGCCGATGGTGTTGCGGTTGACGTAGAGATTGCCCGCGTCGATCGCCCCGGTCACGCGCTCGACCGTTTCGTCGAGGCGGGTGTGCAGGCCAAACGTCAGGCCATAGCCGGTAGCGTTGACCGCCGCGATCACCTGTTCGAGATCGCGTGCGGCATAGCGGACGACATGGAGCACCGGCCCGAAGACCTCGCGCCCGAGCGCGTCGATGCCCGGCACTTCGATCAGCGTGGGGGCGACGAAAGTTCCGGCCTGCGCAGCCTCGGGCAGCGCCACGCGATGGACGCGGAAACCCCGTGCGGCCATCGCCGCGACATGGGCCTCGATTACGCCTTGCGCCTTGGCGGTGATCACCGGGCCGACATCGGTTGCCAGTTGCACCGGGTTGCCCAGCGCCAGTTCGGCCATCGCGCCCTTGAGCATGGTCAGCGTGCGGTCGGCCACGTCGTCCTGAAGGCAGAGCACGCGCAGCGCCGAACAGCGCTGGCCCGCGCTGTCGAAGGCCGAAGCGATCACGTCGCCCACGACCTGCTCGGCCAGCGCCGAAGAGTCGACGATCATGGCGTTCTGCCCGCCGGTTTCGGCGATCAGCGGGATCGGGCGGCCTTGCGCATCGCTGCGGCTTGCCAGCGTGCGCTGGATGATCCGCGCCACTTGCGTCGAGCCGGTGAACATCACGCCCGCCACGCCCTCGGCCTCTACCAGCGCGGCGCCGATTGCGCCATCGCCGGGCACGAAAACGAGCGCCGATGCCGGAATGCCCGCCTCGTGGAACAGGCCGACCATGACTGCGGCGATCAGCGGGGTTTCCTGCGCGGGCTTGGCCAGCACCGGGTTCCCCGCGACGAGGGCGGCGGCGATCTGCCCGGCAAAGATCGCCAGCGGGAAGTTCCACGGCGAGATGCACACGACCGGCCCGAGCGGGGCGGTATCTTCCAGCGTTTCGCGGGCCTGCGCGGCATAATAGCGCAGGAAATCGACCGCTTCGCGCACTTCGCCCACGGCATTGGCGGCGGTCTTGCCCGCCTCGCGGATGATCAGGCCGAGAAGCTGGCTTCCGCGTGCTTCGAGCAGGTCAGCCGCGCGTTCGAGCATGGCTGCCCGCTCGCCCACGGGCACTTGTGCCCAGGCCTCCGCACCTTCGCGGGCAAGGGTGACGGCTCCGGCGGCTTCCTCGCGCGTCATCGGCCAGACTGTACCCACGATGTCGGCATGGTCGGCGGGGTTGCGAACGGGCTCGCCCTCACGCCCGCTCGTACCCGCTTTCCAATCGGTCTGGGCGCTGGCGGCGAGCAGGGGGGCAAGGCCATCGAGCACGGCTTCATCCGCCAGATCGAGCCCCTTCGAATTGGCGCGGCTGCCATAGAGCGCGCCGGGCAGGGCGACCGCCGGGTGGGGCGCGCCCGGATCGGCGCTGGAGACGACCTGCGCGACAGGATCGGCCACCAGCTCGGACACCGCCACATCCGGGTCGCCGATGCGGTTGACGAACGAGGAATTGGCCCCGTTTTCGAGCAGGCGGCGGACCAGATAGGCCAGAAGCGTCTCGTGCGTGCCCACCGGGGCATAGACGCGGCACGGGCGATTGAGCTTGGCGGCGCCCACGACCTGATCATAGAGCCCTTCGCCCATGCCATGGAGGCACTGGAACTCGTAGTCGCCGACCTTGAAGTCGGGCCCGGCCAGATGGAGCACCGTCGCCAGCGACTGGGCATTGTGGGTGGCAAACTGAGGGAACACCACGTCGCGCGCGGCCAGCAGCTTGCGGGCACAGGCGACATAGGCGATGTCGGTGTGAACCTTTTGGGTATAGACCGGGAAATCGGCGAGGCCATCGACTTGCGCGCGCTTGATCTCGGCATCCCAATAGGCACCCTTGACCAGGCGGACCATGATCCGCCGCCCGCTGCGGCGCGCGAGGTCGATGATCCAGTCGATCACGAACGGGCACCGCTTCTGATAGGCCTGAACCACGAAGCCAAGCCCGTCCCAGCCCGCCAGATCGGGATCGAGCGCGAGCATTTCGAGCAGGTCGAGCGAGAGTTCGAGGCGGTCGGCCTCTTCGGCGTCGATATTGAGGCCGATGTCGTGGGCGCGGGCCATCAGGCACAGCGCCTTGACGCGGGGCAGCAGTTCGGCCTTCACCCGATCGACCTTGGCCCGGAAATAGCGCGGGTGGAGCGCGGAAAGCTTGATCGAGATCCCCGGCCCGGCATAGATCCCGCGCCCGGCCGAAGCCCGCCCGATGGCCGTGATGGCGTCTTCGTAGGAGGCATTGTAGCGGTCGGCGTCCTCCGCCGTCATCGCCGCTTCGCCCAGCATGTCGTAGGAAAAGGCAAAGCCGACCGCCTCGCGCGGGGCGGCATTGGCAAGGGCGAGGTCGATGGTTTCGCCGGTCACGAACTGCTCGCCCATCATCCGCATCGCCGCATCGACCGCGCGGCGGATCACCGGTTCGCCCAGACGGCCCAGCAAGCGGGTCAGGCCAGCGCCGAGCCCGGCCTCGTCCTGTGCGCTGACCAGCTTGCCGGTAACCAGCAGCCCCCACGAGGCTGCATTGACAAAGACCGGACGGTCCTTGCCCAGATGGCCGCGCCAGTCGCCATGGGCGATCTTGTCGCGGATCAGCGCGTCGCGCGTGGCCATGTCAGGAATGCGCAGCAGGGCCTCGGCCAGACACATCAGCGCCACGCCTTCGGGGCTGGAAAGCGCATATTCCTGCACAAGGGCCTGCACCGCGCCGGGCCGCGCGCCCGCGCGCAGCGCCTCGATCAGCCTTGTGGCCGTGGCGGCAATGGGCCGGGCCAGTTCGGCAGGCACTTGCGCCTGGGGCACGAGCGCGGCGAGGCAGGTGCGCTCGTCGCGGCGGGTGGCGGCGGTGATCGCCTGACGCAGGGGGGAGTGCCCGGCAAGCGGGGCCGTGAAGCGGGCGAAGGGCGCGGTGTGATCCATGGGCCGATGCTATCACGCAAGCCATAGGCCGTTCGGGCGATTTGAGGCCATTTCCAGACCAATCGGACTGATTTTTTATCCTGCGACAGGCCATGCCCTCGTCAATCCGCGCCCCCCGCGCCGAAACGGACCTGTACCTCGAAATGCAGTGGCACCGCTGCGTCGTGCGCGGGCGGCAGGGGAAACGGCGCGGCCCGTCGCAGTGCCACGACAGCGGCCCGATCCAGCATGGCCACGCCGCTGGGCCCTACGACCGCAACGCTTGCCAGATGCCCGCGATCATCGAGATCGAAGCGGAGGGTGACGCGCCCGTCGATGGTAATCCCCGCCGGGCGACAGGCCATGATCCGCGCCCACACCTTGTGTACGTAATCGGCCGGAAGCGCCGCCCTGTCAGCTTTCTGGCTGGCCTTGGACGGCTCACCAGCCGGGGCACGGGGCGCGATGGGCGCCAGCGCCGGAAGCGATGCGATGGCCGGGGGAGCAAAGGGCTCTGTCCGCAGCGAGGGGGCGGGGGTGCCGGTTGCGCCCGGAGGAGGGGAAGCCCCCGGAGGGCCGGGCGCATGAACCACAGGCTGGGTTTGCAAAGGTGCTTTGCGCAAGGATCGCGCCGCACGGGGCGCTTCATGGGGGAGAGGGCGGGGCGCGGACAGCGTGAAGACCGCCAGTTGCGCTGCCTGCCTGTTCTGGCGTGGCCTGCTCGGGTTCTCCCCGCAGGCCAGCACTACGCCCAGCACGGCGCCATGCGCCAGCAGGCTGGCCGCAATTCCGGCCAGCCTGCGGCGCAAAAGGGGCCCGGTCGCATCGCCGCGACCGGGCCCCTTGGGCACAAGCCCCTCAGAAACGACGCGAAAGGCCGACATTGACCGACCGTCCACGCCCGGCCACAGGCCGCAGGTCCGTGCGCCCGCTGGCCTTGTAGTCGCCCAGCGAGAGGCCGCCGAGCGGCAGGAAATAGCCCTTGTCGAGCAGGTTCTCGATATCGATGCTCAGGCGCCATGCCTTCCACTGATAGGCCGTGCGCAAGTTCACCAGCGCATAGGCTGCCGTCGTCGGTTCGTTGCGGGCGGTATCGACACGGGTCTTGCTGTCTACCCAGTTGACCTCGACCGCGCCGCTGAAGCTGCCCACTTCGTGGCGGACGCTTGCCAGAATGTTGAGCGGCATCTGGTGATAGAGCGGGGTATGGTCCGTCAGGTTCTGGCCGTGGACCCACGAGAGCGTGGCGCTCAGGCGTGTTTGGCCCAGTCCCCCGCCATTCCAGAGCGTCGCCTCGCCCGACACATCCAGACCGTAGAACGCAGCCTCTTCGTTGGTGAACTGCAACTGGTTGAAACGTCCCAGCGACTTGACGAAGCGGGCGTCAACGTAATCGTTCACATGGGTGTAGTAGGGCGCCAGCTTGACGAACCAGCCCTGCTTGTCGCTGCCAGAAACGCCGCGAACCCCGCTGAGCGCGCCATGGCCGGAAACCGTCACCGACCCGCTTACCGTGTCGGCACGTTCGGGCCGCAGGTTCAGGTTGCCGAAATAGCCGTTGCCATCGCCATACCAGCCGATCATCTGGCTCGACATCGTGCCCTGACCCCAGGTGTAAAGCTCGTAGAGGTTGGGCGCACGGGTCTTGTGGGCATAGCCCAGATCGAGCACCACGCCTGCGGTCGGGGTATAGCGCCCGATCAGCGACCCGCTCCAGTCGTTGAAATGGCGCTTGTGGCTGGCCGCGTTGAAGGCCTGCGCAGCCATGGCATCGGCCATGTTCATCATGCTGGTCGAATAGGGGCTGACATTGCCGGTATTCATGTTCACCCGGTCATAGCGTCCGCCCGCCGTCAGGACGAAACGGTCGCCCCAGTGCTGTTCGGCCTCGATATAGCCGGCAATTCGCTCGCGCTGGCCATTGTTGATGTTGCGGTAGGTGCTTGGCCCCATCATCATGCTGCCCGCGACCGGCGGCCACCAGTCGTCCATGTGCTCGTTGCGATATTCGTTGCCCAGGCGCAGCATCGTGCCCGCCGATACCGGCAGCTCCACCGCCAGCGTATAGCCGCCCGAGCGCACCCGCGTGTTCATCGGCATGCCGCCATCGGCCACGCCGCCCTTGTCGGCCAGAAAGTTCATTTCGTGGTCGGTCGCACGATAATCGGCCTTCAGGTCCACCGTGCCCCAGGCAAAGCTGCCCAGATAATGCCCGTTCAGGAACCACGAATTGTTCCCCGTCATGTCCATGAACTGATTGGGAAAGCCTTCGTAAGCAGAATGGTGGTAGCCGCCTGCCAGCTCGACAAGGCCGATGTCGCCCTGCCATGCCAGCGCCAGCTTGTGGTCGGTCTTGGCATATTGGGTGGAATGGACCGTGCCCAGATCGCCACCGGCCCCATAGTTGCCGGCCTTGGTATAGCTGCCGGTATAGGTGGCCGACAGATGCTCGCCCGCAACCGTCAGCGACAGTCCGGTGCCGAAACCGTCATCGTTGCTGCGGTAATAACCCTGAACCTCGCCCGTCACCAACAGGTGGCCACTGGTCGAAAAACGGGGCGGCGGGCTCTTCACCGAAATCACCCCGCCGATGGCATCGCCCCCGGCGCTGACCGGAGAAACACCGGTGATGACATCGATGCTGCCGACCGTCTGGGGATCGGTATAGCTGAGCGGCGGGTTCATGTCGTTGGGGCAGGCCACGTCGACGGGGTGACCATCGACCAGCACGGTCAGGCGCTGCTCGTTCAGCCCGCGAATGGCAGGCATCGTCGAGAAACCGCCGCCCGTATTGCCCGAAACACCCGGCACACGGGCCAGGATCGCGGCGGTGTCACTGGTCGAGGAGGCCAGAGCGCGGATGTCCTGACGGGTGAGCGTCGTGGTGCCCGTCGCGGCTGATGCCATATCGGTATCGACATCGACGTCGGGCAGGACGGTGGTGTCCTGCCCGGCCATCTGGGCCAGGGCCGGCATGGGCACGCCTGCCAGCAATGCCAGCGTAAAACGCGTGGTTTTCATCGGAAATTCCTGAATACTGGGCGCGAACATCCGCTTGCGAGGCTCGCGCATTCACAAGGATCGTCAGGCCTCAAGCCTGCCGGTCACGGGTTTTGCGAGGTATCAGGAGAAGGCGGGTGGCGCCCGCAAGGGAGGGCGCAGGCGCGCAGGACGCGCAGGGCTGCCCCCGGTGGCCCGTGACAGGGCCAGCACCATGACGAACAGCAAGGCCGCCAGCAGCAAGACCGCATCCGCCCCGCCCAGCAACGGCATGGCATGGGCGGCAAACGGGCAGGGCGTGTGGTGATCCTGTCCGTCGGGATGAGACGTGGGGCGATCGGGCACGAGGATGTTCTGAACATGATCGAGACCGCTGGCATCCGCGCAGATCTCGACCGTCAGGACATGTCCCGAAGCGACCGGCATGAAACCCTGAGGCACCAGCATGCGCACGGCAAGTGCCGAGACGACCAGCGCGAAAGCCAGCCAATGCCTGTTCAGGCACCAGTTGCGCAACATACCCATTCCCCGATGCCGTTATACGGGGCAGGCGGGAAGGGCAACCGGACAGAATGCATCTTCGCTGGCCCCCGCCCGTCGTTCGGGCGCCTCCGTCGTCTTGCCGGGGAGGCAGGGGTAACATGCCCTGTCCAACAATTGAGAGCCCGTCCCAAAAGTCGTTATTTCACCCCGGATTCGTCGGAAATATTTACACCATCGCCTTTTGACAGGAATCGTTTTGCTTTGATTGCAGCAATATGGTGAACTGGCATGAAAAGTGCCTAATATTGGGTTAGCTATTTTGCTTGATTAAAAAAGGCGGGGAACATGGGGCGTATCGCATATCGGGCAGGGCTTGCCCTTGCAGCGTTCGTGGCAATGTGCGGAACCGCCAATGCGGATTCCATCACGCTCGGTTCGGGTGACATCGGGACCAGCTTCACGCTCGATTACAACGGCTTTTCGAGCGGAACGGCAATCTCGGGCCTGACCGGATCGACAACATTCACGCTGACGGGCATCACCGGCAATACCTACAATTTCGACTACACGGTCAGCAACACCTCGTCCGCACCGGTCACCGGCTCGCGCATTTCCAGCTTTGCCTTCAATACGGACCCGACGATCGCATCGGCGTCGAGCACGGGGGCCTACAGCTACACGACATTGTCCTCGACATATCCCAACGGGATCGGCTCGGTCGACGTGTGCTTCAAGGATGCTTCAACCGGCAGTTGCGCTGGTGGCGGCGGCGGCGGCCTGGACATCGGGCAAACCGGGAGCGGCACGTTTGCGCTCGGGTTTTCCTCGCCCGTCTCGTCGCTGACGCTCAGCGATTTCTATGTTCGCTATCAATCGATCAGCGGCGTGCCGGGTATCAGTTCGGCCAGCGGGGCGGGCACGTTGAGCAGCACCACGAGCAGCAGCAGCACGAGCGGAGGCACTCCGGTGCCCGAACCGGGCATGCTGGGCCTGTTCGGCGCGGGCGTGATCGGCCTTGCCTTCGCGCGCCGCCGCCCCTTCGCGCGGATTGCCCGCTAAAAACGCACCGCTCCTGAAAAGCCCTCCCGCTATCCGCAAGCGGGAGGGCTTTTCGCTATGGGGCCTTGCCTGCCTGCGCGGCCTCCAGATGGGCCTTTATCGTGGGGTTTGTCGGCGCCCGCTCTGCCGCACTGCGCAGAAGCTGGAGGGCGCGGGTATGTTCGCCCGGCACGCGCAGCAATTGCCACCCCAAAGTATCCATGACCGAAGGATTGTCCGGCGCCAGGGCATAAGCCCTTTTGGCAAGATCGAGCGCACGGGCCGCATTGCCGACCTGGGCCTGGGCGAAGGCAAGGTTGTTCAGGACCAGGGCATTGCCGTTCGTGGTCGCCAGAACATGCTCGTAGCTGGCAATCGCCTGTCCCCAGTTGTGCGCTTTCATCGCGACATCGGCCGTGGCCAGTTCTTCGGCCAGGGCGCGCGGATCGGGGAAGCGAGCCCGCGCGGCCAGCGCCGCAGCCTGGGGATCGCCGGCCTGCCGGGCTGCTTCGGCCAGAAGGTGCGCGTCCTCGGGCTGGAGGGCCTTGCCGGTCTCGCTCAGCGGCCTGAGCGTGGCGAGCGCAGCCTTGGGGTCATTGCCCGCCATTTGGGCCCGCGCCAGTTCACGCCGGACGAGGGCACTTTGCGGGTTGCGCATCAGCAGGGGCGCCAGAAGGGCGGAAGCCTGCGCAGGCTGGCCGAGCTTGAGCAGGACATGTCCGTAAAGCGCATTGGCTTCCTCGAACCCTTCGAGAGACTTCTCGTTAGCCTGAAGAATGGCGCGTGCGCCAGCCCAGTCCTTTTTCTCGGCGGCAAGCCTTGCCCGCAGATAGATTACATCGCGATTGTAGGAATTGCCCAGCACCGCGAGCGTTTTTTCCATATCGGACCAGCGCCCCAGATCGCCCTGTACACCAGCCTTGCCCGCGAGCATGGCGATGTTGCCGGGATAGAGCCCGGCAGCGCGGTCATAGGCGGCCAGGGCATGGGCCAGATCGCCCTGGGCGGTCGCGATCTGGGCGTCGGCGGTCATGACTTCGAGGAGATCGCCTCCGCTTCGCAGCGCGGCATTGATTTTGCCGCGCGCCACATCGAGATTGCCATCCTGAAGGTCCATCTGGGCGGCAAGCGCCAGAATGCGCGGATCATCGGGGGCCTGCGCCAGAGCTGCGGCAATTGCTTTCGAAGCGCCAGCCCGGTCCTTTTTGGCGAGAAGCGCGAGGGCTCGCAGCCTCTGCGAGGCGGGGTCTGTAGCCTGTCCCAGATCGGCAAGCGCGCGGTCGGGCAGGGCGCGTTGCAGATCCGCTTCCGCGACAAGCTTCTGCATATCCGCCGGGGCATGGGGCGACCGGGCCAGCTTGTCGAGCGAACTGGCCGCCGCTTCACCGTTCCCCAGAGCCAGCGCATTGCGGGCATGAAGTTCCAGCAGGCCGGGATCATCGGGCGTGGCAGACAGAGCAGTGGCAAGATCGGTTTGCGCAGCCGCATAGTCGTGCGCGGCATATTCACGCGCCGCGCGCTGGCCTGCTGCCTTGGGGTCTGCCCCGCACCCGTACAAAAAAATTGTACACAGCCAGCAACCCGCCATCCAGAGTTTCCGGTCCACCATCAGCGCTGCCCTCCGCAACTCTTTCCGGCCTTACGGCAAAATATCTTAAGATCTCTGATAGAGTACAAAGCACTCGGGTGAAATGCCAAGCCGCTTATTGAGGCAATACACCATGGCCTGATGTGCCGATGGATGTCTGGTTATCCTGAATTTCGCGGCGATTGGCCTCGATGCTGGCGAAACGGTCAGCCATGGCCTGCCATGCTTTTGCCGAATGCAGATGCCGTTCACGGACATTGGCCAGAAGACTGGCCTCTGCATTGCGCAGGCTTTGTTCGGCACATGCCTGATAAAAAGCGCTGGAGTTGGCCACGGCCGTCCTTTCTCAGAGGTGCGCTTGTCGATCAATCCACCATATCAGCCACCAATCGGCGCATTTCGGCAGCAGAGAGAACGCCCGATGTCAAAGGGACTGCGAAAGCAGGGCGGGGCGAGGGGGATTTTGCAGAGAAAACAGGATTTTTGACAACAGTATTACGCATATAATTTATTGAAAACTCAGATAATTCGCAGCCGAATGGCCACGCAAGGGAAGGGTAAAGGAGGGGCCGCCTCGTTCAAATTGGGCAAGACGGGGGGCAGTTTCCCATGCCAGGCCCGCGATCACGCAAAGCGGATCAAGCAGGCCAGGCCGGGCCATCATGACGCAAGGAACCCTTTCGTCATGACGGACAGTTCCCGGCGCCCCTGCGGACACCGGCGAACATCTTGATCAGGCGCAAACCAGATTGACGGCGGACTGCTTGCCGCGACGATCGGTTTCGACTTCATAGCTCAGGCGCTGATCCTTGTTCAGCGTGTTCATGCCAGCCTGCTGAACGGCGCTGATATGAACAAAGCTGTCATTGCCGCCGTCTTCGGGGGCGATGAAGCCATAGCCTTTGTCGGTATTGAAGAATTTGACTGTGCCGATAGGCATGGGTGTTTCCTTTTCACGAAAACAAGAGAACCCGCCCGCAAAAGTGCAGGCGGAGCTGGCAGCATGTGAAAGGAAGAATAACCGAACGAATCGGAGTCAAATTCCGTCGCAGGCGACGTTAGCAAGAGCCCTGATATACCGAGGTGGCGGGAAAGTCAATTTAGACAATCTACAAGCTGGAACCGGCATTTTCGGCGCAACCGAAATTGCCGCATCCATTTTGCACGATCTTCGGCGTCAGTCTTGACGGGCGTGATAGAAGGGAAAGCGCTTCACCGGCCCCTCGATCAGATGTCCTTTCAGGCGGCGGCGGATCTCCTCGGCGCCTTCGCTGGTAATGCACACCAGATGCGTGCCGCCCGAGGGGAGGGTTTCAATGTCGCTGATGCGGACCCCGGCTTTTTCGCACAGCGCTGCGATCTGCGCTTCGGGCAGGCCGATGTTCATCGCGCGGCTCACTGCACGCCATCCGCTTGCCAGGAGGTAGCCGCTGTTGCCCCGGCACTGGCCTGAAACGCACCGATGCTGCGCGCAATTCTTGCAGCTTTTTCCTCGTGCTTCAGACTGATTCTCTCGTTCGAGGCGCTGCTGGCCTGCATGAGCAAAAGCTGGTGCCTGAAATAAAGGTGATTGAGATCCATGCCCTGTCCCTCTTGTGTAAGCGGGAGCACACCTGTCTCTCAGTCGCGGCTGCCTACGAAATGAGTGCCGCAATGCCGTATATATAAACATTTTAGATTAAAATGTAAGATCAAATCCAATAAATTAAATTTTTCCATGAGGATTTCAAAGGATCTGCAAGGCCACAAGCCCTGCAATCCATGACGCCGCAATAATGCCGGCCTGTGCGGGAATGACCCGTGCTGCAAACGCTCTCGTTCCTGCCGTGGCCGAAAACAGCATCTTGGCAATGCTGCTGGTGGTACAGGCGATCAGCACCGGCACGATGGCCTGCGTCGAAGTGATCGTTCTCTCGTTCACCTGCGTCGCGATCGAGATCACGGCGGCGTGGACATCCAGCACGCCGCCAATCGCCGCCGCTGCCGCGATCCCCACGGCACCGAACCATGCACGCATCGCAGCGACCAGGATCAGCATGCCAGCCAGCATCGCGGCAAACATCAGCGCGATCATCACATTGAATGACCGACTGAACTTGGGAGGTTCGGCCGAAGTCTCGCGCCATGCCACCATCATGAACCAGCCGCCCGAGAGAGCCGCGGCCAGAGCTGCTGCGGCAACGGGCGCGGCTGTCGCCACAAAGGCGCTGCGATCGGTAACCGCGATAACCACGGCCATCTGCACATAATTGGCAACCGTTGAAAGCACTGCTGCCGCGACCCCTGCCGAGAGGGACGCCGGATTGACGCGCACCCAGGCCCCCATCGCGCCAATCGTTGCCGAACTGGAGATAAAGCCCGACACCAGCCCCAGCATTGGCACGCCCAGTCGTGCGCCAAGCAGCCGCGTGGCCAGTTGCCCCACCGCATTGATGCCAAGGATCATGATGACCACCAGCCAGATGGCATGGGGGTTGAGCGCCGCGAAAGGCCCCATGGGGCGATCGGGCAACATGGGCAGGATGATCAGCGTCGCGCCTGAAATCAGCAGCACATCAGCCACTTCATCAGCCGTGACCATCTGCCCCACAAAGCGGTGCAACGGGTCGCGGGCGGCCAGAATGATGGTGATGAGTACCGCCCCTGCGCCAGCAAGAGCGGGCGCACCGACCGACAAGGCGCCGAGCAGCGTAGTGGTGATCAGCGCGATTTCGGTGGTGATGCCGGGATCGCCAGAGGCGCGGCGTTGCCAGTTGCTGAACAGCGCGAGCGCGGTGATGCAGGCCAGGATGACACCGCTCATCCAGTTCCACGGCGTCAACGCGCTGGCGCAGCCCATGAGGCTGGCGATGGTAAACGAACGCAGCCCGGCAGAGGCCGGACGCTGGGCCTTGCGCCGCTCCCGCTCCGCACCGATCAGCAGGCCGATGCCCAGCGCAATCAGCAAATGGTGCATCAGCGCAATGTCAGCCATGCGTGCTTTCCTTGCCCGGCGCGAAGGCCGGATCGATCAGCTCTTCCATGAACAGCGCGATCAGGCCGGTCTGCGATGTGATGCCCGCCTTTGCATATATCCGGGTCAATTGCGCGCGCACGGTTCCCTGCGCCGATCCGCGCAGGGC
The genomic region above belongs to Novosphingobium sp. IK01 and contains:
- a CDS encoding cistern family PEP-CTERM protein: MGRIAYRAGLALAAFVAMCGTANADSITLGSGDIGTSFTLDYNGFSSGTAISGLTGSTTFTLTGITGNTYNFDYTVSNTSSAPVTGSRISSFAFNTDPTIASASSTGAYSYTTLSSTYPNGIGSVDVCFKDASTGSCAGGGGGGLDIGQTGSGTFALGFSSPVSSLTLSDFYVRYQSISGVPGISSASGAGTLSSTTSSSSTSGGTPVPEPGMLGLFGAGVIGLAFARRRPFARIAR
- a CDS encoding TonB-dependent receptor, which translates into the protein MKTTRFTLALLAGVPMPALAQMAGQDTTVLPDVDVDTDMASAATGTTTLTRQDIRALASSTSDTAAILARVPGVSGNTGGGFSTMPAIRGLNEQRLTVLVDGHPVDVACPNDMNPPLSYTDPQTVGSIDVITGVSPVSAGGDAIGGVISVKSPPPRFSTSGHLLVTGEVQGYYRSNDDGFGTGLSLTVAGEHLSATYTGSYTKAGNYGAGGDLGTVHSTQYAKTDHKLALAWQGDIGLVELAGGYHHSAYEGFPNQFMDMTGNNSWFLNGHYLGSFAWGTVDLKADYRATDHEMNFLADKGGVADGGMPMNTRVRSGGYTLAVELPVSAGTMLRLGNEYRNEHMDDWWPPVAGSMMMGPSTYRNINNGQRERIAGYIEAEQHWGDRFVLTAGGRYDRVNMNTGNVSPYSTSMMNMADAMAAQAFNAASHKRHFNDWSGSLIGRYTPTAGVVLDLGYAHKTRAPNLYELYTWGQGTMSSQMIGWYGDGNGYFGNLNLRPERADTVSGSVTVSGHGALSGVRGVSGSDKQGWFVKLAPYYTHVNDYVDARFVKSLGRFNQLQFTNEEAAFYGLDVSGEATLWNGGGLGQTRLSATLSWVHGQNLTDHTPLYHQMPLNILASVRHEVGSFSGAVEVNWVDSKTRVDTARNEPTTAAYALVNLRTAYQWKAWRLSIDIENLLDKGYFLPLGGLSLGDYKASGRTDLRPVAGRGRSVNVGLSRRF
- the putA gene encoding bifunctional proline dehydrogenase/L-glutamate gamma-semialdehyde dehydrogenase PutA, whose translation is MDHTAPFARFTAPLAGHSPLRQAITAATRRDERTCLAALVPQAQVPAELARPIAATATRLIEALRAGARPGAVQALVQEYALSSPEGVALMCLAEALLRIPDMATRDALIRDKIAHGDWRGHLGKDRPVFVNAASWGLLVTGKLVSAQDEAGLGAGLTRLLGRLGEPVIRRAVDAAMRMMGEQFVTGETIDLALANAAPREAVGFAFSYDMLGEAAMTAEDADRYNASYEDAITAIGRASAGRGIYAGPGISIKLSALHPRYFRAKVDRVKAELLPRVKALCLMARAHDIGLNIDAEEADRLELSLDLLEMLALDPDLAGWDGLGFVVQAYQKRCPFVIDWIIDLARRSGRRIMVRLVKGAYWDAEIKRAQVDGLADFPVYTQKVHTDIAYVACARKLLAARDVVFPQFATHNAQSLATVLHLAGPDFKVGDYEFQCLHGMGEGLYDQVVGAAKLNRPCRVYAPVGTHETLLAYLVRRLLENGANSSFVNRIGDPDVAVSELVADPVAQVVSSADPGAPHPAVALPGALYGSRANSKGLDLADEAVLDGLAPLLAASAQTDWKAGTSGREGEPVRNPADHADIVGTVWPMTREEAAGAVTLAREGAEAWAQVPVGERAAMLERAADLLEARGSQLLGLIIREAGKTAANAVGEVREAVDFLRYYAAQARETLEDTAPLGPVVCISPWNFPLAIFAGQIAAALVAGNPVLAKPAQETPLIAAVMVGLFHEAGIPASALVFVPGDGAIGAALVEAEGVAGVMFTGSTQVARIIQRTLASRSDAQGRPIPLIAETGGQNAMIVDSSALAEQVVGDVIASAFDSAGQRCSALRVLCLQDDVADRTLTMLKGAMAELALGNPVQLATDVGPVITAKAQGVIEAHVAAMAARGFRVHRVALPEAAQAGTFVAPTLIEVPGIDALGREVFGPVLHVVRYAARDLEQVIAAVNATGYGLTFGLHTRLDETVERVTGAIDAGNLYVNRNTIGAVVGVQPFGGRGLSGTGPKAGGPLYLSRLVRGRAGVPTVLKGVATKGDLAAADLADWLDHKGDRKAALAVRAAMAASKLGVEIELAGPVGESNRYRIAPRGAIALHAASEAGFWRQLGAVLATGNSAVVMSGAPLAPNALLNKAPADWSRTLADRVIWARPGRPQILAAALVEETGAPAQAVAQALADREGMIVALHAADPVDGSYPLDLLVEEVSVSINTTAAGGNASLMAMV
- a CDS encoding energy transducer TonB is translated as MSAFRVVSEGLVPKGPGRGDATGPLLRRRLAGIAASLLAHGAVLGVVLACGENPSRPRQNRQAAQLAVFTLSAPRPLPHEAPRAARSLRKAPLQTQPVVHAPGPPGASPPPGATGTPAPSLRTEPFAPPAIASLPALAPIAPRAPAGEPSKASQKADRAALPADYVHKVWARIMACRPAGITIDGRVTLRFDLDDRGHLASVAVVGPSGVAMLDRAAVVALRRAAPFPLPPAHDAAVPLHFEVQVRFGAGGAD